Within the Bradyrhizobium ottawaense genome, the region GACGAGCTCCGGTTGTTGCAGGTCAATGTCTTGGCCATGACGGCGCTGACCCGTCTCTTCCTCCCGCCGATGCTTGAAAGGAAACACGGGAGAATTCTCAACGTCGCTTCGATTGCTGCGTTCGTGCCGGTCCCGAACCTTGCGGTCTACGCGGCGTCGAAGGCCTATGTGCTGTCGTTCGGAGAGGCGCTGTCGCAGGAATTGAGCGGCAGCAAGATTACTCTGACGACCTTGTGTCCGGGCGTGACCGAGACCGGAATGGTCCAGGGGACCAGCCTCGCAGGCATGCCGAGGATGATGATCATGGACGCAAAGTCGGTGGCGCAGGAGGGGTATCGTGCCTGCATGGCGGGTAAACCGGTCCACGTTGCCGGAATTGCAAATGAGCTGGCCGTCCAGTGGGTCAAGTATCAGCCGAACTGGCTGATGCGGGCGGTCGGCGGTCTTCTTGGCAAGGGCCGTGATGCGTGAGGCCGCCGCTGACCGGCGTCGGGGATAGGGTCTGGCCCAGGGAGCAGGACAATGAGCCGGGATGATGAAGACGTGGTCAGTCCACCCTCGCTGGGCTTGTTCGCCGCCGAAGGGCGGGGACTGCTGGATATTCCAGCGCTGCTGGCTGTGGCGCCGCTCCTGGCCGCTGCGCCACGAGGGCAGTCGCATCCGGTGCTGGTTCTCCCCGGACTGGGCGCCGACGATCGATCGACCATCGCCATCCGCAGTTTCCTCAAACATCTCGGCTACAACGTCCATGGCTGGGGCCTTGGCCGCAATGTCCGTCCCCCGGACGCAGACCTTTCGACAGTGGTCTCACAGGTCACCGAGCTGAGCGAGGCATCCGGTTCGGCGGTCAGCCTGGTGGGGTGGAGCCGCGGCGGAATCATTGCCCGCGAAGTCGCACGTCAAGTTCCCGATGCCATCCGCATGGTGATCACGCTGGGGAGTCCATTCGCGGCACCGGGCGCGAGCAACGTTCGCGCCATCTGGACACTCCTCACGGGCGAGAAATATCAGCCTCCGAGCCACGAGCGGGTAAGCCGGCTGGCGCAACCGATCCCGGTGCCGTCGACGTCGATTTACACCCGCGACGACGGTGTGGTCGCCTGGCGCGCGTGCCTCGAGGTCGAGGGCGACCGGCGCGAGAATGTCGAGGTCAAAACGACCCATATTGGGCTCGGCTTCCATGCTCCGGCGCTGTGGGTGATTGCCGATCGTCTCGCTCTGCCGGCGGGGACGTGGAAACCGTTTCGTCCGAGCCCAATGGTGGCGGTGTGGTTTCCGCGCTCGGGCCGGGCGCGGCGGTAATCAGGCTCCAAGGTGTGAGGCATTGCTTCCGGGCAGCCCGCTTCGCATCAAGTGCGTTGCTGCATGGGTTGATCCAGTGACCTGCAGGGTTGACGAGATGAGCACCGCCGTACCGTGAGTCTGCAGTTCACTATCCTGATGGTTCTTTACGGACAGCCGGAAGGGCGTGCGAGTCTCCAGGACTTGAAGCGGTATGTCGCAATCCTGATGACCAGCGGCCCCGACTGGGCCGAACGGATGAAGGGCCTTGCCGCTCGCGCCCCGCGGCTTGATATCTTCGGACAATCATTTGTCACCCGCGACCGGGACGGCTGGGCAATCACCGAGGCAGGCAAGGCGTTTCTTGCGGCGATCGAACGGCCGATCCGGGATCAGGCGCCTGCTCCGGACTGACATGCGACCGGCTCTGGGCGGGGGCGATCCCCTTCGTCAGGGCTGAGGTCCCATCAAGCGGTAACCGTGTTCGGCGCAGTGCACGTGATGATGGAGATTGGCGATCCATTGACGTCCGGAAGCAGTCAAGTTCAGGTATTTGACGCCCTCATCCAGATGCTTGGAAACGCTGTTCCAATAGAATCCCGGATACTTGTCGATGAGATCGGCCGGTGACGAGTACCCGAGTTGCCGATTCATGCCGATCTCTTCGAACTCGCAATAGAGCGCATTGGCCTTGCGCGAGTACATGGGATCGCCAAGCTGCCCAATGAGGTCAGCCGCCTGCACCAGCCGCGGCTCCAGGTCGTCCTCCGTCGCGCTGTGATCGAGCTGGCAGGGAAAGCGAGTAAACTCGATCGCCCTTACCACGCGTTCGGCGTCGATGACCGGTGAGCTTCCGAGCCGCTCCAGGGCGAAAAGCTTCGAACGATCGACGTGATAGGGCGTGAGCGCGGCGTCCGATGCGCCACGGGTGAGAGTGATCCGTTTTCCGCTTCGATCCACAACGAATTCGGTCTCCGAGTCACCGCTCAGGACGCCCCGCACATAGCCGATGTCGTGCAGCAGGCAGGCGATGATGAGATGACTGTAATCGGCAGGTTCGATACGGCGGGACAGCGCCAGGCCGTGGAGAATATCGCGTCCCACCATCGTGACCAGCATGGTGTGCTCGAAATTGTGGTAGAGCGCATCGCTCCTTCCGAGGCATTCGATCGTACTTCGCGCCAGGGTGCCAAGCCGTTCAGCCTGATCGTCGTGGGCTCGGCCGAAAGTCTGGCGAAAATCCCTCGCCAGGAACAGGCCAAGCTTTTTGGCAGTCGATGCTGTAATCGCTTTCATGGACGACTCCAACCGCAGCCGGATCAGCGCAAACGCGCTCCCTTCGCCCGACATGGACAGGGAAGTCGTTTGTCGAGAAAGCCGGCGTCGTTATGCCGGCCAATCAGGAGTTCAATCGTATACCCTGTCTACATCGCAAGCCATCAGGGCAGTTTCGGCCAGATTGACAAGATCGACGCGCAGGTCGGTAGTGGTTCCCTGACCAAGAATGCCCTGCACCGTCAGCTCCGCCCTCAGAGCTTCGATCATACGTCTCAGGCGCCGATGGTGCATGGTTCTGTTACCCTTGCCGCCGTTGAACATCGTACCTCGCATGCCCCTTTATTCCGGTTGAGATCGGTGGCTGCCGAATCGATCTCTCTCAAAGCCGGCTCTTGTAAGCAGATCCTCCAAATCGGAACGGCCGTTCATGGCCCGAGCTACCGTGGTTCGCGCCGAGCGAATGCACCGTATTGCTATGGCACCCGTGCGCAGATGGCCGTCAAAGCACCTGCTTCCTCTGAAGAATCTTCCCATGCGTGAGGGTGCGCGAAAGGTGCGATCAGACCGGATCAGGAGTGAATTTAGGACAGTACTTGTGCCGAAAAATCCGGACGGCATCATCGACACCGCGAGGGGCGTAGATAATCGTGAGGCCGAAGCAATGAGGCCAAGCTGCGTATCGCTCAGGCCCCATTCCTTGCGAATCGGATCGATGACGACGGCAGCGGTCGGAGAAGTTGAAATCGCCTTCAGGAACGTACCGGGCTTGCCTTCGCGGGAAAGGCGCGATCCCCCAGCGATGAGGCTATTCCCAAGGTAGATCGTGCAGCGGTGTCAGGCCTCGCATTGTTGAGGCCCTCTATTGCTTTGCAAGCGCCGCCGCGGCAAAATGGCTGTTTCGTCAAGTAGTTGATCCCATTGGTGGGCCCGGCAGGGCTCGAACCTGCAACCAGCCCGTTATGAGCGGCGGGATATCGACCGGCCTCGTTGATTTTACTGCGGGTTTGTTTGATTTCGATCGCGTTCGTTGCGTTTCGGTGCGGTCGTTTCTGGCGCGAAACTGGTGCGGTGCCCCCTGAGGGCTGAATGCCCAAAGTCTCTGTGCTTGTGACTTCTGCGTCCGGACTAAAGCGGACGATCGCTGGTTCATCGAGGTCGGTCTTGGGCCCAATAGCGGTCCTTGAAGGTTGTTCAGAAAGCAATACGCGGCGTTGAGAATGCCGTGGTCGCCGCGGCTGGTGGTCCCTATCGCGCGCCATAGCGCGTGAAGTCGTCGCCTATGTTGGCCTGGATTGTCTTTGCCGCAGAGATATCGGTATCGCCGCCAGCTTTGTCGCCCTGCTTGAGCTTGGCAAGCCCGCGCCCATAGAGCGCGCTCGCCAGCTTAGGGTCGAACCGCAGTGCAGAACTGTAATCATCGATAGCCGCGGCAACCTGGCCCGTCTTCAGGTAGATCAGACCACGCGAGTCATACGTCGCGATGTTGCTCGACCCCGACTGAAGCGCCTTGTTGCAATCCACCAGCGCCGCCTGCAAGGCGCCGAGGATGGCTCGAGCCCAGCAACGTCCGTTCCATACGCCTTCCAAATCGGGCTCAAGACGAATTGCCTCATCGTAGTCCCGCGTCGCGCGATCATATTCATTCTTTTTCAAGTAAGCTCCAGCACGGTTGGCGAAGGCTTCGCCGTAGTTGAATTTGAGCTTGATTGCCTCATCGAAAGCTTTGATCGCAAGATCGTATTCGCCCTTCTTCAAGTAAGCCACGCCGCGGTTGTTGAATGGCTTGGTGTAAGTTGGATCGAGCTTGATCGATTGATCAAAATCCTGGATGGCGCGGTCGTAATCCCGCTTTGCGGCATAGGCATTGCCACGATTGTTATAGGCGATAGCCAAGGTAGTCGTCGTCGCGCCTTGGCGCGCGATGAGCGCCGTGCAACCATCAATGCGAGCTTCAAACGGCGTGTGATCCAGGCCGTTGCATAACTCAATATTCCCGAGATAGTTATCCTTTGGCTTCGGGTTCTGCGCCGCCGCAGGCGACCCGAGCAACAGCAAGATGAGAATCGGCGCTACGCCGTTGATGGTGCCGGCCTTTGCACGAATTTCCATATCAGGCTTCCCGATCTTGGGAATGTGCGGTCGCTGATTTCTGCAAGTCGCCGCCCTGCGCCGGATGGCTGCTTGCACTGACGACGGATCGCGATGAACCTAGCACCCTCGACAGATGTTGAGATTGAACTTGTGATCAGCCTTTTGCTCGGGTTGCTGCGCCGTGGGTGCACCTTGCCGTTTCATAAGCTTACTCTTGCCCTCTTCAATAAGAGTGGCAAATTTGACCGTCCCATCATCCGATATTTCGATGCGCGGCGTGGTTCCTCGAATCCCCATCGTTGCCACCGGGGTGTCGACCCTCATGTCGCCGGTCTTCGCTATGTTGCCGGCGACAAAGGTGAATGTTCCCTTCGTCAGGCTGAGGAAGCTCGAATTTGACTTCCCGTTTGGGTCGTACACGAATTCGGTCAAGGTCATGTGGGCGTTGCTCGATAGATTGAACGAGGTACCATCGGTAAAGTTGATCCCGACCCGGCCATCGGCGCCGGTCTGGACCACGTCGCCCAAATAGACGAGATCACCAATCTTCGTCTGACCGGCTTGACCGGCGACATTTGCCTGAATGACCACAGCACCCGCATGTTCGATTGTGATCGAACCCGCGGCGGTCACAACTTTCCCAATCGGCTTTGGTGCGGAATCCTGAACGGCGGATCGGCCAGAATCGCTTTGCGCCTGTCCTCGACAAGGCAAAAGACTGGCTAGCGCGAAAACGAAACCTGCCACCAATACGCTAATCGTATGTGTGCGCATGATCCTCTCCTTCTCGCGAAGATATTGTCGTGCGGCAGGCCGATGGTTGCTGACCGCCGAGCAAGACCGCAATAACCCAGACTGAGTACCTCTTCTGGAGACCGGCGTGCCGCCATTAAGACGTAGACAACTCGGGCTCAGACAATAGTATAATATCGTGAGGGCGGATATCGCGGCAAAACGACAGCAGTCCTGCCATGTCGACGTCGCGCTTAACGCGTCTCCTTTCTGTTGGAATTGGAATTGGATCAGGTCGTTTCGGCGGGCCAGCCTAGAGTTGCAAGCACCAAGACATTTTGACCTCGTGGCGCTGGGCAAGCCAAAGCAAGAAAACTTCGGCACTACTCTCGGCACTACTCCAGGCCTGAGCTACTCAGCAGGCGAGGTCGAAGCCAATGTTGCGTCCGGCGTGGAGTTCGGGGGCGCGTGCATGGCTGCTGTGGGCAAGCTTCCCCAAGTGATTGGCAACATTCAGACGGCGATCGGTTGCGGCACCATCAGGCGTGCGAGCGGCATTGCCGTTCAAGTCATGGTTGGCGATCCTGTTTGCCAGGGTGACGTCATCGAGACCGCAGCCGACGGGCGGATCGAAATCCGCTTCATCGACGGCACCGTGTTCAACCTGTCCCGCGACGCGCGCATGGTGCTGAGCGAATTCGCGCGGGACTCCAACGGCATCTTGCAGTCGGCCCTGTTCGCAGTAACCAGAGGCACCTTCGCTTTCACTGCCGGCCGGTTGGCAAAGACCGGCTCCCTGACGGTGGACACGCCTGTTGGCAGCATTCGCAGCCGGGCCCAGGGCGCCGGTATCGGCATCCTATCATTTGCGGCACTGATCTTTTCATTCATGAAGGAGGCCCAGGCCGCGGACCCGAATGTCACATTCTTGGATGACGACACCGTCACATACAAAGACCTCGAGCACGGCGTATTCGAGCTCATAACCAAGGAGGCGATCCCGCGACACATCATTGTTGAGGATCCCGGCGAGACGATTGTCTTGAGCAGACGAGGGTCCTCGGTCAGCGTGAGCGAGGTCGCGAATTCTCCTACTCGAATGCAGGAGTTGCAGGCGGCCCAACAGGACGTGCTCGCCAACTTTGCGAAAGGGCTGGGGCCAACCGGGTCCAGCACACCTCCTTTCGTCAATCCGCAGCAGTTGCTGCAGCCTATCAATTTTATTCAGACTGACCCCACCCACCCGCAAAATTCGCTCTTTTCGTTAGAGCCGGCGGTCTTCGCGGCACCTGAGGTCTTGATCATACGTCCAACGCTAGCGATCACCAGCATCGGCGGACAAATCAACGTTGCCGAAGACGACATCATCAATGCCGCCAAAGCTGACGCCGGGGTTGAGATTACGGGCGCAACGTCGGGTGTGGAGGACGGGCAGATCGTCAAGGTCTCCATCATCGATGGTTCTAACCACGTCGCTTACAGCGGTACGGCCACAGTCAACGGCGGCAGCTGGTCAATTGCCCTCAGCCCGGCGGAGGCCAAGGCGCTGGCTGACGGGATCTACACGCTGACAGCGGAGGTGTCGAATGCGACCGGCCATTCGGCGGATGCCTCGCAGCCGATCAGGGTGGACGAAACCCCGCCGACGATCGCAATCGATCCCGTTGCGAGGAACAATGTCGTCAACGCCGATACGGCGAGCGCCGGGTTCGTCATCGTCGGCACGACGTCGGACGCAGAGAATGGCCAGCCGGTGACGGTCAGGATCGTTGACGGCTCCGGCCACGTCGTCGACACATTCGTCACCACGCTGACGAACAACACCTGGTCAATCAGCGTCACCTCGACCGAAGCCAGGCTGCTGCATGACGGCAGCTATACGGTGACGGCGGACGTCTCGGATTCGGCCGGCAATACGGCGCTAGAAGCAACTCAAGCGATCACGGTCGACGAGACGCTGCCGGCGGTGACCTGGTTGCCGCCGGCTGAGAGCGGCATTGAGGGCGCGGCGATCGCACTGGGCACGATCACGGCGATCGCGAACAGCCTGCCGGGCCACAGCAACAGTGTGCAGTCGCTTGTGGTGAGCAGTATCCCGGTTGGAGCGGTACTTACCGACGGTACGAATAGCTTCGTGGCGGCGAGCGGCAGCACCTCGGTCGATGTGAAGAGCTGGACTCTCTCAAGCCTGGAGATCACCCCGCCGAACGACACCAATTTCACTCTGAGCGTCACGGCGACCGACCAGGATGCCAACACGGCGAGTACAAGCGAGTTGGTGACGGCCGCCCCCCTGGCGCCCACCCTTAATCCCGTCGCCGCGCAGGGCAATGAGAACACGGCGATTGCTCTGGACCTTGGCGCGACGGCCCGGAGCCTGTTGGGCGCCAACGGCGACGCGTCACCCAACAGCCTCGCCGCGCTTCTCGTGAGCGACATCCCGGTGGGCGCCACGCTGAGTGACGGCACCGGCTTGCCCGGCCATAGCTTTACGGCGACCGCAGGTAACACCGTGCAGGACGTGGCCAGCTGGAACCTGTCGAGCCTGACGATTACGCCCCCGACGGAATTCGAAGGAAGCTTCACGCTGACGATTGCGGCGACCGAGCGCGATTCCGAAGGCGACCTCAGCGCGACAACGACGGCAACCACGGTCGTGACGGTCGCCCCGGTTGCCGAACCGCCGACGGCAACCGGGCCACCGACGCTGACGCTCAACGAGGACGCCACTGGCGTGGCGGTTGCCGGGGTAAGCGTTGGGCCGCTGGCGGAGGACACCGACGATACGGTGAGCGCGACGCTGACGGTATCGCATGGGACGCTGCATGTCTCCGGCACGAGCGGCGTGACGGTGAGCGGCGACGACAGTGCGGCACTGACACTGTCGGGCAACGCGGCAGCCGTGAACACGCTGCTGGCCGGACTGACCTATACGCCGACCACGGAGTACGAAGGCTCCGACACGCTTGTGCTGTCGGTGACGTCGAGCGACGGCGCGAGCACCTACCCGGCGCCAGCCAAAGCCTCGACCGCGATCGAGATCCGCGACGAGGATGATGACGGCGATTCGGCAAGGGTATTGCTGACCGTCGCACCCGGGACATCGGCGCTGAACCCCGTGGCGGGCGCCACAGAGACCGTGAACGGCTCCGGATCTCTGACGGGGACGGCGAGCGCGCTCTCGGCCAGTCAGACTTTCACGAGTTCGCCGGCTACGGGCGCGGCCGGTAACGGCACCTCCCCGATGACGGCGACCGGTGTGTGGGCCTACGCGCCCGACAACAACAGCGTGGTAAACCCGCTCAATACCGGCGGCACGCTGGCCAACATGATCATCGCTGGACTTGGTGCGGACCTGCTCAAAGGCGGCAACGGGAGCGACACTGCCGTTCATTCGCCCGTAGCTGTTACCGATGCGGCCCAGTTCGACACCATCACGGATTTCGTATCGGGGTCCGACAAGATCGATCTGACGGCTTTTGGCTCACTCGCCTCCGCCATCCTGGCTTTGACCTCCGCAAGCACGTCCGTGCCGGCGCACACCATCGCCTGGCTCTCCGACAGCAAGGCGAACCAAGCGCTTGTGTATGTCAATCCGACCGACCATACGCTCAGCATTGGCGATTCCGGCCTGGTGGCAATTCATTTGCCGGGTGTGGCGGATGTGCACTTGTCGGATTTCGTGCTCACGACGACGACAGCGACGATCGTGGCCCCAGCCAGCGACCCGATCGATCACGCCGCCACACCCCAAGACGACGCGACGATCGTTGCAACGACCACCGCCGCCGATGCGTCCGACACGAAGGTCAGTAACGACGCGCTCTTCGCCGACGGGGATGGGACGGCGCAAACAACCAGAATCCACCACAGCTTCGATACCATCAGGGACAATATTGACGCGATCGACGATGCCAAATCTGCCGGCTTCGCCGTAGGCTGGATGCCCCCGACTGAAAACAGCGTCGACGGCCCGGCGATAGCTCAGCCCAGCGGACTATCAATCCAACTGACACACGTTGCTATGGTGGCACTGATGCAACCGAGCTTCGCGTTTGACCAGAAGCCGGTATTCGACAATGCCAAACCGATGGCGATCGACCAGGGAGCCGCGATGGCACCAGCAAGCGGTGACTATGGCGCTGCAAAGCCCAACGATATTCCGGCGTCGACCGACCCTCACGAAGACGCCGCCGTGACTCACGGATTACTGGCGATTTCAAAGGGCGCAGAAAGTCCTGATACGCCCGGGGACTCCTTTCATTTCAAGAACGATATTTCCAGTCCGAAGGGTTCAGGTCTGATTGGCGTTGCAGAGCTCGGCCAAATCCCAGCGTCGATTGTGCATCACGAAGACGGTGCTGTAACTCAGCTATCGCCGGCGATTTCAGTCGGAGCGCCGGCGATAGAGCTGCCCTCGCCGGGGCAACATCCGGATCACCATCTCGTTCCAGACCATGCGCCACGCGCTTTCGTTGCCCATCTGCCGCACGATCTGATCGTATAACGCCATGAGTCGCGGCGGGAGTCTGCTATGGATCTGTTGGCCGCTTTTGCGATAAAGCCGCCGAATCTACGATCGAGGGGAGAGACCGTAGTCAGATCGAATGCGGAGCGGTAGTTTGCGGACTGCTGGATTAGGGCAACGAGTAACGGAGCGAGGCGTCTCTGGTGCGATGGCCCAAAGGGCGGCGAAATGAAAACCTGATACGCCTCTCAGGTCGTTTCTGGTGCGAAACTGGTGCGGTTCATCTGGAGGCCGATTACCCGAGGTTCCGTGTTTAAGAATTCCGCTTCCGGCTCAACGCGGACAATCCTTGGTTCATCGAGGTCGGCCCTGGGCCCAAAAGCAGACATCAAGTGCGGATGATGCGCGTGCACTTTGAATGCGAAGCCGGCGTTCGCTTTGGCGGTACTTCCAATGCGACGCACAACCCCGCTGGCCGGTATCGAGGACGTCA harbors:
- a CDS encoding Ig-like domain-containing protein; the protein is MALGKPKQENFGTTLGTTPGLSYSAGEVEANVASGVEFGGACMAAVGKLPQVIGNIQTAIGCGTIRRASGIAVQVMVGDPVCQGDVIETAADGRIEIRFIDGTVFNLSRDARMVLSEFARDSNGILQSALFAVTRGTFAFTAGRLAKTGSLTVDTPVGSIRSRAQGAGIGILSFAALIFSFMKEAQAADPNVTFLDDDTVTYKDLEHGVFELITKEAIPRHIIVEDPGETIVLSRRGSSVSVSEVANSPTRMQELQAAQQDVLANFAKGLGPTGSSTPPFVNPQQLLQPINFIQTDPTHPQNSLFSLEPAVFAAPEVLIIRPTLAITSIGGQINVAEDDIINAAKADAGVEITGATSGVEDGQIVKVSIIDGSNHVAYSGTATVNGGSWSIALSPAEAKALADGIYTLTAEVSNATGHSADASQPIRVDETPPTIAIDPVARNNVVNADTASAGFVIVGTTSDAENGQPVTVRIVDGSGHVVDTFVTTLTNNTWSISVTSTEARLLHDGSYTVTADVSDSAGNTALEATQAITVDETLPAVTWLPPAESGIEGAAIALGTITAIANSLPGHSNSVQSLVVSSIPVGAVLTDGTNSFVAASGSTSVDVKSWTLSSLEITPPNDTNFTLSVTATDQDANTASTSELVTAAPLAPTLNPVAAQGNENTAIALDLGATARSLLGANGDASPNSLAALLVSDIPVGATLSDGTGLPGHSFTATAGNTVQDVASWNLSSLTITPPTEFEGSFTLTIAATERDSEGDLSATTTATTVVTVAPVAEPPTATGPPTLTLNEDATGVAVAGVSVGPLAEDTDDTVSATLTVSHGTLHVSGTSGVTVSGDDSAALTLSGNAAAVNTLLAGLTYTPTTEYEGSDTLVLSVTSSDGASTYPAPAKASTAIEIRDEDDDGDSARVLLTVAPGTSALNPVAGATETVNGSGSLTGTASALSASQTFTSSPATGAAGNGTSPMTATGVWAYAPDNNSVVNPLNTGGTLANMIIAGLGADLLKGGNGSDTAVHSPVAVTDAAQFDTITDFVSGSDKIDLTAFGSLASAILALTSASTSVPAHTIAWLSDSKANQALVYVNPTDHTLSIGDSGLVAIHLPGVADVHLSDFVLTTTTATIVAPASDPIDHAATPQDDATIVATTTAADASDTKVSNDALFADGDGTAQTTRIHHSFDTIRDNIDAIDDAKSAGFAVGWMPPTENSVDGPAIAQPSGLSIQLTHVAMVALMQPSFAFDQKPVFDNAKPMAIDQGAAMAPASGDYGAAKPNDIPASTDPHEDAAVTHGLLAISKGAESPDTPGDSFHFKNDISSPKGSGLIGVAELGQIPASIVHHEDGAVTQLSPAISVGAPAIELPSPGQHPDHHLVPDHAPRAFVAHLPHDLIV
- a CDS encoding esterase/lipase family protein → MSRDDEDVVSPPSLGLFAAEGRGLLDIPALLAVAPLLAAAPRGQSHPVLVLPGLGADDRSTIAIRSFLKHLGYNVHGWGLGRNVRPPDADLSTVVSQVTELSEASGSAVSLVGWSRGGIIAREVARQVPDAIRMVITLGSPFAAPGASNVRAIWTLLTGEKYQPPSHERVSRLAQPIPVPSTSIYTRDDGVVAWRACLEVEGDRRENVEVKTTHIGLGFHAPALWVIADRLALPAGTWKPFRPSPMVAVWFPRSGRARR
- a CDS encoding SDR family NAD(P)-dependent oxidoreductase translates to MAFTAMQLFQGNKRSGPVSTKENERQCALVTGASGGIGLELARVLAAHRFDLVLLARSRDKLETLAGELKADHGARVTVVPADLSEPSAPQAVFDTLNDAGIQVGLLVNNAGLLIEGRFGELDLEDELRLLQVNVLAMTALTRLFLPPMLERKHGRILNVASIAAFVPVPNLAVYAASKAYVLSFGEALSQELSGSKITLTTLCPGVTETGMVQGTSLAGMPRMMIMDAKSVAQEGYRACMAGKPVHVAGIANELAVQWVKYQPNWLMRAVGGLLGKGRDA
- a CDS encoding HD domain-containing protein → MKAITASTAKKLGLFLARDFRQTFGRAHDDQAERLGTLARSTIECLGRSDALYHNFEHTMLVTMVGRDILHGLALSRRIEPADYSHLIIACLLHDIGYVRGVLSGDSETEFVVDRSGKRITLTRGASDAALTPYHVDRSKLFALERLGSSPVIDAERVVRAIEFTRFPCQLDHSATEDDLEPRLVQAADLIGQLGDPMYSRKANALYCEFEEIGMNRQLGYSSPADLIDKYPGFYWNSVSKHLDEGVKYLNLTASGRQWIANLHHHVHCAEHGYRLMGPQP
- a CDS encoding tetratricopeptide repeat protein, giving the protein MEIRAKAGTINGVAPILILLLLGSPAAAQNPKPKDNYLGNIELCNGLDHTPFEARIDGCTALIARQGATTTTLAIAYNNRGNAYAAKRDYDRAIQDFDQSIKLDPTYTKPFNNRGVAYLKKGEYDLAIKAFDEAIKLKFNYGEAFANRAGAYLKKNEYDRATRDYDEAIRLEPDLEGVWNGRCWARAILGALQAALVDCNKALQSGSSNIATYDSRGLIYLKTGQVAAAIDDYSSALRFDPKLASALYGRGLAKLKQGDKAGGDTDISAAKTIQANIGDDFTRYGAR
- a CDS encoding FecR family protein yields the protein MRTHTISVLVAGFVFALASLLPCRGQAQSDSGRSAVQDSAPKPIGKVVTAAGSITIEHAGAVVIQANVAGQAGQTKIGDLVYLGDVVQTGADGRVGINFTDGTSFNLSSNAHMTLTEFVYDPNGKSNSSFLSLTKGTFTFVAGNIAKTGDMRVDTPVATMGIRGTTPRIEISDDGTVKFATLIEEGKSKLMKRQGAPTAQQPEQKADHKFNLNICRGC